The Huiozyma naganishii CBS 8797 chromosome 1, complete genome genome window below encodes:
- the STB3 gene encoding Stb3p (similar to Saccharomyces cerevisiae STB3 (YDR169C); ancestral locus Anc_8.363), giving the protein MEQRKIPASCPLAMEAASKVTPQKLAELLTLKGPMAIRYINKELCGEILGFQSLSTSKQRRLIIHALETGLCAEGLVFEKIGWGQWTVRKVCVTSEEGFDPPQEQVTTDTVVECADNEGRRKRCSITVALHEPIWRRRKILMNKSCNTAATQKPNKIQKDDISTQKHSTQFGVIGSKIAKDVENSIREVSSRRSSFGAQSSELRSTLLNGTQQSDCSSCSKETRGSTGRRVSYQGEDILLQSPTGSSDVFSSQGRSPAITPDESSSPRYNPCVALTSEHVSKLTLDSDDNNSVAYLLANLKSLAH; this is encoded by the coding sequence ATGGAACAGCGGAAGATCCCGGCATCCTGTCCGCTGGCGATGGAGGCAGCAAGTAAAGTGACTCCGCAGAAGCTGGCAGAGCTGCTCACGTTGAAGGGACCCATGGCGATCAGGTACATCAACAAAGAACTGTGCGGGGAGATTCTCGGGTTTCAAAGTTTGTCGACGTCGAAACAGAGAAGACTCATCATACATGCGCTGGAGACCGGGTTGTGTGCTGAGGGGCTCGTGTTTGAGAAGATCGGATGGGGTCAGTGGACAGTTCGGAAAGTATGTGTAACATCGGAGGAAGGGTTTGACCCACCACAAGAACAAGTCACGACGGATACTGTAGTTGAGTGTGCGGACAATGAggggaggaggaagaggtgTTCTATCACGGTGGCTTTGCATGAACCTATATGGAGGAGACGCAagattttgatgaacaaatCGTGTAACACGGCGGCCACTCAGAAGCCTAACAAGATTCAAAAGGACGATATATCCACACAGAAACACAGTACGCAGTTTGGTGTTATCGGGAGCAAAATTGCAAAGGACGTAGAAAACAGCATAAGGGAGgtctcttcaagaagatcatCATTTGGAGCCCAGAGCTCTGAGCTGAGGTCAACGCTGCTCAATGGAACCCAGCAGAGTGActgttcatcttgttcTAAAGAAACGCGGGGAAGTACAGGCAGAAGAGTATCATACCAGGGTGAAGATATACTTCTCCAAAGTCCTACTGGAAGTTCTGATGTATTTTCCTCTCAAGGAAGGAGCCCCGCAATAACACCGGACGAATCGTCATCCCCGAGATACAATCCTTGTGTTGCTCTGACTTCAGAACACGTCTCAAAACTGACGTTGGATTCggacgacaacaacagtgtCGCATATTTATTGGCAAATTTGAAGTCATTGGCACATTGA
- the CDC37 gene encoding Hsp90 co-chaperone CDC37 (similar to Saccharomyces cerevisiae CDC37 (YDR168W); ancestral locus Anc_8.361), with protein sequence MVVDYSKWDKIELSDDSDVEVHPNVDKRSFIKWKQQSIHEEREKRNADIKNLEVQLTMYTHLNKRVDKLLSSDGLPVAKFADLGEVTKYLNANFDKTEKCTGDNVDPNIGTYNEMVEDLFEQLKRDAVSDKEDPNDGEVIKQHLLKHREKIESVSKEAHVKLDQLYKEKNAHISSDDIHTGFDSGFINIKKEEEESRVVNKALEKLEVVNEDTTTAELTTIAENTPMSFIDFGDDVTRLAAETEKFGLIPFKDYRESQRYLLGHMQILSEQQKDALMMKAFEFEMEKDGSPMTYQVIHQSELLGYVREVYDLKKIPFLNLKQMEEVINVFFSKVIFNPNNVRGRESFLESVRAKYEHVKQRVKVLQKESSQEGEGVETIQLKSLDDSTELEVTLPDFTSKDPVEVGRCEAFNKLPKDMQEAVKTKDLDTVNKVFESIPIKEAEDILELFDEAGVIGVKALLENEEDFNQIKQQYQGDVKEPEGLEAEETGDVVTTDVVD encoded by the coding sequence ATGGTGGTTGATTACTCCAAATGGGATAAGATTGAATTGTCCGATGATTCGGATGTTGAGGTCCACCCAAACGTCGATAAGCGGTCCTTCATCAAGTGGAAACAGCAAAGTATCCACGAAGAAAGGGAGAAAAGAAACGCGGATATCAAGAATTTAGAGGTCCAATTGACGATGTACACCCATTTGAATAAAAGGGTGGATAAATTGTTGTCCAGTGACGGGTTGCCCGTGGCAAAATTTGCGGATCTGGGGGAGGTGACAAAGTACTTGAATGCCAATTTCGACAAGACAGAGAAATGTACTGGGGATAATGTTGATCCCAACATCGGTACCTATAATGAAATGGTGGAGGATCTCTTtgagcaattgaagagggaTGCGGTCTCGGATAAGGAAGACCCTAATGACGGTGAAGTGATCAAGCAGCATCTCTTGAAACATAGAGAGAAGATCGAATCGGTGTCCAAGGAGGCGCACGTCAAGTTAGATCAGCTATATAAGGAGAAGAATGCTCACATATCTTCAGATGATATCCATACCGGATTTGATAGTGGGTTTATCAATATtaagaaagaagaggaggagtcCCGCGTGGTCAACAAAGCATTGGAGAAACTAGAAGTGGTCAACGAGGATACTACCACTGCTGAGCTGACCACCATTGCGGAAAATACACCCATGTCTTTTATTGATTTTGGGGACGATGTTACTAGGTTGGCCGCCGAGACTGAGAAGTTTGGGTTGATCCCCTTCAAAGATTACAGAGAATCGCAAAGATACCTTCTGGGCCACATGCAGATCTTGTCCGAGCAGCAGAAGGATGCATTAATGATGAAGGCCTTCGAATTCGAGATGGAGAAAGACGGGTCGCCAATGACCTATCAAGTGATACATCAGTCTGAACTTCTTGGCTATGTGAGGGAAGTGTacgacttgaagaaaatccCATTTTTGAATCTAAAGCAAATGGAGGAGGTCATCAAcgtgtttttttcaaaggttATCTTTAACCCGAACAACGTCCGCGGTAGAGAATCGTTCTTAGAGTCTGTACGGGCCAAATATGAGCACGTCAAGCAGAGGGTAAAAGTGCTTCAAAAGGAAAGTAGCCAGGAAGGAGAAGGTGTGGAGACAATACAATTGAAGTCGTTGGATGACTCCACGGAGCTGGAGGTTACTTTACCCGATTTCACATCGAAGGACCCCGTCGAGGTTGGAAGATGCGAGGCGTTTAATAAGCTACCAAAGGATATGCAGGAGGCTGTGAAAACCAAGGACTTGGACACGGTTAATAAAGTGTTTGAAAGCATCCCTATAAAGGAGGCTGAAGATATTCTGGAGCTATTTGACGAAGCGGGTGTTATTGGTGTCAAGGCacttttggaaaacgagGAGGATTTCAACCAAATTAAGCAACAGTACCAGGGTGATGTTAAGGAGCCAGAGGGGTTGGAAGCGGAAGAAACCGGTGATGTTGTTACTACTGATGTAGTTGATTAA
- the TAF10 gene encoding Taf10p (similar to Saccharomyces cerevisiae TAF10 (YDR167W); ancestral locus Anc_8.360) — translation MDDITMDDLPIEDEELDEFNDVEDAPILPPGEDGAAVKEKVIDDGRGKLFEIPEFTRKDKTLQEILDMMEDNPPIIPDAVIDYYLRKNGFDSMDVKIKRLLALATQKFVSDIANDAYEYSRIRSTIAVNNANNGQARARQLMLGQQQPGQQQITQQQQQQNEKVTASKVVLTVNDLSSAVEEYGLNIGRPDFYR, via the coding sequence ATGGACGATATTACTATGGATGACCTGCCCattgaggatgaggagcTAGATGAGTTTAACGATGTTGAGGATGCGCCCATTCTGCCCCCTGGAGAAGATGGGGCTGCTGTGAAAGAGAAAGTTATTGATGACGGGCGCGGGAAGCTGTTTGAGATTCCAGAGTTCACGAGGAAAGATAAAACGCTGCAAGAGATATTGGATATGATGGAGGACAATCCGCCTATCATACCAGATGCAGTGATAGACTACTACCTGCGGAAAAACGGGTTTGATTCCATGGACGTGAAGATCAAGAGATTACTGGCACTAGCTACGCAGAAGTTTGTCAGCGATATCGCCAACGACGCATATGAATATTCAAGGATAAGGTCCACGATTGCAGTTAACAATGCAAACAATGGGCAAGCGAGAGCTCGTCAACTAATGTTGGGGCAGCAACAACCCgggcagcagcagataacgcagcagcagcagcagcaaaacGAAAAGGTGACAGCCAGTAAAGTAGTCCTCACAGTTAACGATCTGAGCAGCGCCGTAGAGGAATATGGGTTGAACATAGGAAGGCCTGATTTCTACCGCTAA
- the SEC5 gene encoding exocyst subunit SEC5 (similar to Saccharomyces cerevisiae SEC5 (YDR166C); ancestral locus Anc_8.357): MNPFSFDESSLMEFYDLKTLNPTNSWTQDSTAVYNLEKWAVQTPDMVNSYNVLKDLMDQEQQQQGLNGMSETDEREIKRQLEIVDDPLRHSVKIIQLIDTLPPSEVTNVADLTQYLINNKNFNVKKFLGDIHNKDSFTELSQSLDILDQDIQNQANDLKRLVQENFTKYVKIKNRLDQIYKQFLDNVNAKDPSLNAADALDVDQLGEKVDTSVREITRKLKPLMECQSKLNSYQLARLFIEENKQFFNLPRTLERHISNNNYQSFISEYLKGKELYKQLKADYMESPSYPKTIDTIWNKAEQLTEAYRENTWSTLINNENLVEQQSVFLPLISKLLDLKLTENPIIKWINIKLEKFEADLSTNSERLLEKVIAAQRSIVKINEKISEDDDEHIGVNLSYYTTIGQLFSPTYTNNGSPVERSENTSSDTLPESTNGNWNKPEKDLTGASLTRGLTDSPNVIEMWLMIVRYVQELSVICNKFIDLWDHVANFLDGSYQNTIINEKKKNNILVGDTNSISNFKQFLVLEDDQIKKIRDKGELFVTLISGKLLLLFQSSQESLPLKQASSTKEDRSPQNYGFVPPNANGLSCLRYLPMIIEPLLRFATQLAQLGISKRCIETTRELVGVVINRSISAISATRQRDIGNFHLLEDWEVHKLVDGISNSGSKRIKYAVTQFPEIVLTFQQYSIKTIRDILYACERLPVINEISVVSYPSKKQITPIEIQQIISMETVLEAILKNAAKDKDNPRTSHTLLTLTNLQHIRETTFVEIRKYFDEAFECHLSDKKLDIITLLQKMEVSIFGNYLSTLKINLKNILDEKFHQIDWPSHTSNSFRISDYILESLMLLVTIHSECYRIGPQLIEKVLRDAQVFISRFLFEALKTYVGAISSDGLLQITVDLIFFQKILGSLLEPETKATLRACLQDCFQNKIDKLDKCINDVQPIVDSNIKKTSIQFAAFQC; encoded by the coding sequence ATGAATCCCTTTTCGTTTGACGAGAGCTCGCTGATGGAGTTCTACGACCTCAAAACGCTGAACCCGACTAATTCATGGACACAGGATTCAACTGCTGTATACAACCTCGAGAAATGGGCTGTTCAAACCCCGGATATGGTAAACTCCTACAATGTTTTAAAGGATTTGATGGACcaggaacagcagcaacaagGTTTAAACGGTATGTCGGAGACCGATGAAAGGGAGATCAAACGGCAGCTCGAGATAGTTGACGATCCTCTGAGACACAGCGTGAAGATCATTCAATTGATCGATACCCTGCCCCCAAGCGAGGTGACAAATGTGGCCGACTTGACGCAGTACTtaatcaacaacaagaattTCAACGTGAAGAAATTCCTGGGAGATATTCACAACAAGGACTCATTTACAGAGTTGTCCCAATCACTAGACATTCTGGACCAGGACATCCAAAACCAGGCAAATGACCTGAAGCGATTGGTACAAGAAAATTTCACCAAGTACGTTAAGATAAAGAACAGATTGGACCAAATCTACAAGCAGTTTCTGGACAACGTAAATGCAAAGGATCCAAGCCTTAATGCTGCAGATGCCTTGGATGTTGACCAACTGGGGGAAAAAGTGGACACTTCTGTGAGAGAAATTACCAGGAAACTAAAGCCGTTGATGGAGTGCCAGAGTAAATTGAACAGCTACCAATTGGCAAGACTGTTTATCGAGGAAAACAAacagtttttcaatttgCCTAGAACATTAGAGAGACATatatccaacaacaactatCAATCGTTTATTTCCGAGTACTTGAAGGGTAAAGAGCTTTATAAACAACTAAAAGCTGATTACATGGAATCTCCATCGTACCCGAAGACAATTGATACGATATGGAACAAGGCTGAACAACTGACAGAGGCCTATAGAGAAAACACTTGGAGCACTTTGATCAATAATGAAAACTTGGTTGAACAGCAATCTGTCTTTTTACCGTTGATCTCTAAACTGCTTGATTTGAAGTTAACAGAAAATCCAATTATCAAATGGATAAACATcaaattggagaaattTGAAGCCGATTTGTCCACAAATTCGGAACGTCTATTAGAAAAAGTTATTGCTGCTCAGAGGAGCATCGTGAAAATCAATGAAAAAATATCcgaggatgatgatgagcACATCGGCGTCAATCTTTCGTATTATACTACTATCGGTCAATTATTCAGTCCCACTTACACGAATAATGGCTCGCCAGTTGAGAGATCAGAAAATACCTCCAGCGATACGCTTCCTGAATCGACCAATGGTAATTGGAATAAGCCTGAAAAAGACCTCACCGGTGCTTCGTTGACAAGGGGACTGACAGACTCACCAAATGTCATAGAGATGTGGCTGATGATTGTAAGATatgttcaagaactcaGTGTGATTTGTAATAAGTTTATCGATCTCTGGGACCACGTTGCCAATTTTTTGGACGGATCTTACCAGAACACAATTATTaatgaaaagaagaagaacaataTATTGGTGGGCGACACTAATTCGATTTCAAACTTCAAGCAGTTCCTGGTTCTTGAGGATGatcaaatcaaaaaaatcagGGACAAGGGTGAACTTTTTGTGACACTCATTTCGGGGAAACTTCTTTTGCTATTTCAATCGTCACAGGAGTCCCTTCCATTAAAACAGGCCAGCTCCACAAAGGAGGACAGATCCCCGCAGAATTACGGATTTGTCCCGCCAAACGCAAATGGGCTGAGTTGCCTGAGGTATCTACCAATGATTATTGAACCGCTCTTGAGATTTGCCACACAGTTGGCCCAACTGGGGATCAGCAAAAGATGTATTGAAACAACAAGAGAACTTGTTGGTGTCGTGATAAACCGCAGTATCAGTGCTATTTCAGCGACTAGACAAAGAGATATCGGTAATTTCCACTTGTTAGAAGACTGGGAAGTTcacaaacttgttgacGGTATCTCCAACTCGGGATCCAAACGCATCAAATATGCTGTCACTCAATTCCCTGAAATTGTGCTGACTTTCCAACAGTACAGCATAAAGACGATTCGGGATATTTTGTATGCTTGTGAAAGATTGCCAGTGATCAATGAAATTTCCGTTGTCAGCTACCCatcaaagaaacaaatcaCTCCCATCGAAATCCAACAAATTATCTCAATGGAGACTGTATTGGAAGCCATATTGAAAAATGCCGCCAAGGATAAGGACAACCCAAGGACATCCCATACATTGTTGACTTTGACCAACCTACAACATATTAGAGAGACAACATTTGTGGAAATCAGAAAGTATTTCGACGAGGCATTTGAGTGCCATCTGTCAGACAAAAAACTTGATATAATCACGCTACTGCAAAAAATGGAGGTGTCCATTTTTGGGAACTACCtgtccactttgaaaatcaacttgaagaacattCTAGACGAGAAGTTTCATCAAATTGATTGGCCGAGTCATACGTCCAATTCATTTAGAATAAGTGATTACATTTTGGAATCTTTGATGTTGCTTGTGACGATCCATAGCGAGTGTTACAGGATTGGACCACAATTGATTGAAAAAGTGTTGAGGGACGCACAAGTTTTTATTTCAAGGTTTCTCTTCGAAGCACTGAAGACGTACGTGGGGGCCATTTCCTCTGATGGGTTGTTGCAGATTACTGTTGatttgatcttcttccagAAAATTCTTGGCTCACTGTTAGAACCAGAGACAAAGGCAACTTTGCGGGCATGCTTGCAAGACTGTTTCCAAAATAAGATAGATAAGTTAGACAAATGCATCAACGACGTGCAGCCAATCGTTGACTCTAATATCAAGAAGACGAGTATCCAATTTGCTGCTTTCCAATGTTAG
- the TRM82 gene encoding Trm82p (similar to Saccharomyces cerevisiae TRM82 (YDR165W); ancestral locus Anc_8.355), producing the protein MALIHPVQSVVGFNGGEIVYVVVKNMIVMYRVLYGDYQMVGQWVDEHIDTVSPLSKKPAKKSKNNAGNAVEKTSAKGGPVIPSNIRAVTVFDSGKKLAACTDSDKAVVIFEVDLNGVENCLKLVKRQPFPKRPNAITIDEDGKTLLMADKFGDVYSMSIDSEVTDAINEESSPILGHVSMLTDIKFVKGTNDKKYLITADRDEHIKISHYPESYVVSKWLFGHKEFVCNVSIPAWKPKWLASAGGDDSVLLWNWMKGVKIGEFNYKELITPYLSDLHLAAARFQNANNDSIEYAVAKIVALPHIPYLAFFVEATNLLVILKVSQDGELSQAQTIELPFNVIALCEDENKLLVALDNRSSNNRDFVELISFDENTQKFAIESTESRSINSAISFSLVDNHVAITEVDSIYPLYNTISLKKHGEHFS; encoded by the coding sequence atggcTTTGATACACCCGGTTCAGTCCGTTGTCGGTTTCAATGGCGGGGAAATTGTTTACGTGGTGGTGAAAAATATGATCGTTATGTACCGCGTGTTGTACGGTGATTACCAGATGGTTGGCCAGTGGGTGGATGAACACATAGACACCGTCTCCCCTCTCAGTAAAAAGCCAGCGAAGAAGAGTAAGAACAACGCCGGGAATGCCGTAGAAAAGACGTCTGCCAAGGGCGGTCCTGTGATTCCTTCGAATATTAGAGCTGTGACTGTATTTGACAGTGGGAAGAAATTGGCCGCATGCACTGATTCGGATAAGGCAGTTGTTatatttgaagttgattTAAACGGTGTGGAAAACTGTTTAAAACTGGTTAAAAGACAACCTTTCCCCAAGAGACCAAACGCTATAACTATAGACGAAGATGGTAAAACACTGCTGATGGCGGACAAGTTTGGCGATGTATACTCCATGTCGATTGATTCTGAGGTGACGGACGCTATTAACGAGGAATCGTCACCAATATTGGGACATGTATCGATGTTGACCGATATCAAATTCGTCAAGGGTACCAATGACAAAAAGTACCTTATTACTGCAGACCGTGATGAGCATATCAAGATATCTCACTATCCCGAGAGTTACGTTGTTTCCAAATGGCTATTCGGACACAAGGAATTTGTATGCAATGTATCAATCCCAGCGTGGAAACCAAAGTGGTTGGCCAGTGCAGGTGGTGATGATTCTGTCCTCCTTTGGAACTGGATGAAGGGCGTCAAAATTGGCGAATTCAACTATAAAGAACTAATCACACCATATCTATCGGACTTGCACTTGGCTGCGGCGAGATTCCAAAACGCCAACAACGACTCTATCGAATACGCCGTGGCGAAAATCGTCGCCTTACCACACATCCCATACTTGGCATTCTTCGTCGAAGCAACTAACCTGTTAGTCATCCTCAAGGTGTCTCAAGATGGTGAACTATCCCAGGCGCAAACGATCGAACTACCTTTCAATGTCATTGCCTTGTGTGAAGATGAAAACAAACTCCTTGTCGCTTTGGACAACAGAAGTTCTAATAATAGGGACTTTGTAGAACTTATCAGCTTCGATGAAAATACCCAAAAATTCGCTATTGAATCCACCGAATCAAGATCAATCAACAGTGctatttctttttccttggTGGACAACCATGTGGCAATCACCGAGGTTGATTCCATTTATCCACTATATAATACCATATCCCTGAAGAAACATGGCGAacatttttcttga
- the SEC1 gene encoding Sec1p (similar to Saccharomyces cerevisiae SEC1 (YDR164C); ancestral locus Anc_8.351), whose translation MPNLIELQRDHVVSILNAVVASNSIKFLVVDEFVEKLLEYIFESPNELLKYVTSVDRIDSPKRQGQQSVDVIYLLQPTKFNMKCMDADFQSIPPKYKTPHIRFLAPSEKHVVTYFSSLKYITRYMQNVSEVNLSFIPKEAQYFQTIGTDKPLQIFFNPNCLDLIEKHVSKAMSSLLNLCIITGEYPIIRYSKATESQLELSQASRLAEKLAKNFQYKLDEYARSHEDFPPPSTRPRAILVVTDRTLDQFSPILHDFSYQAMAYDVVPDIDVRTDIYHYTAENEKGDQEAKESELTDLKDPDWVELRHQHIISANEYLAGKIKEMIAKNPLLVDRSKVKNTTDLLSVVAHLKDFDEERRRMVLHKILIEECLSINQKRKLAELAEVEQNLAGFGFDINGEKSRHITDSLLRALLSRDTDITDRVRYIIIYALYRGGLIEDDFKKLLSFAAITEEHDYFDRFLTLFKNFNFIGFRLIKEQPKDKPFQKEWFHDSITKDPSVYTTSRFVPAASNIISKLIANPLLLSEEAFPFVKDKPIEILDEEAKEIADASAGPQTSASLRNPRHRAAWTKTNNVLQSNQPRQRFFFYTIGGITYPEIKAAYDQANLKNRDVFIGSDGILTPSSFMKSIEFVTKPRDFLGLKDDAKEEEDIPSFLLSSLRPVSAPVSHIHKRSEMPQSSRPVIKSAPVEPASPKKEEKKRSKFSRFLRKDKK comes from the coding sequence ATGCCAAACTTGATTGAATTGCAGAGGGACCATGTCGTTAGCATTTTGAATGCGGTGGTGGCGTCAAACTCCATTAAGTTTCTCGTTGTGGATGAGTTTGTGGAGAAGCTTTTGGAGTACATATTTGAATCTCCCAATGAGTTGCTCAAGTATGTGACGTCTGTGGACCGGATAGACTCCCCAAAGAGACAGGGACAACAGTCCGTAGATGTCATCTACCTGCTGCAGCCGACTAAGTTCAATATGAAGTGTATGGACGCCGATTTCCAGAGTATCCCGCCCAAGTATAAAACCCCGCACATCAGATTCTTGGCACCGTCTGAGAAACACGTTGTGACATATTTCAGCTCGTTGAAATACATTACAAGGTACATGCAGAATGTGTCAGAGGTGAATTTGTCGTTTATTCCTAAGGAGGCTCAGTACTTCCAAACGATAGGGACAGACAAGCCGCTGCAGATCTTCTTTAACCCAAACTGTTTAGACCTGATAGAGAAACACGTCTCGAAGGCAATGTCCTCACTTTTGAACCTGTGTATAATCACGGGTGAATACCCCATAATCAGATACTCCAAAGCGACGGAGAGTCAGTTGGAATTGTCGCAGGCGTCCAGACTGGCGGAAAAGCTGGCAAAGAATTTCCAATACAAACTGGACGAGTACGCCAGGAGCCACGAGGATTTTCCACCGCCTTCTACCAGACCAAGGGCCATTCTAGTGGTCACCGATCGTACGTTGGATCAGTTCAGCCCAATCCTACACGATTTTTCTTACCAGGCAATGGCCTACGACGTTGTTCCAGATATCGACGTAAGGACGGATATATACCATTACACGGCTGAAAACGAGAAAGGTGATCAAGAAGCGAAGGAATCTGAACTGACAGATCTGAAGGATCCGGATTGGGTTGAGTTGAGACACCAGCACATCATTTCCGCCAACGAATACCTAGCTGGTAAGATCAAAGAAATGATCGCCAAAAACCCACTTCTCGTCGATAGATCCAAAGTGAAAAACACTACCGATCTGTTGAGTGTCGTCGCACACTTGAAGGACTTCGAtgaggaaagaagaagaatggtTTTACACAAGATTCTAATTGAGGAGTGTTTGTCCATTAAccagaagaggaaattAGCGGAATTGGCTGAAGTGGAGCAGAACTTGGCAGGATTTGGTTTCGACATCAATGGTGAGAAATCGAGACATATTACTGACTCGCTACTGAGAGCTCTATTGTCCCGCGATACTGACATCACAGACAGGGTCAGGTATATCATCATCTACGCTCTTTATAGAGGCGGGCTGATTGAGGAtgatttcaagaaactgctgtCCTTTGCCGCCATAACAGAGGAGCACGACTACTTTGATCGATTCTTAActctgttcaaaaatttcaacTTTATAGGATTCCGTCTTATCAAGGAGCAGCCAAAGGACAAGCCCTTCCAAAAGGAATGGTTCCACGATTCGATCACCAAGGATCCCAGCGTTTACACGACCTCCAGGTTTGTACCAGCCGCCAGCAATATCATTTCCAAACTTATCGCCAACCCGCTGCTGTTAAGTGAGGAGGCATTCCCATTTGTGAAGGATAAACCCATCGAAATCTTAGATGAGGAGGCCAAAGAGATTGCAGACGCTTCTGCGGGCCCCCAAACCTCGGCATCTTTGCGTAACCCTCGTCACAGAGCTGCATGGACGAAGACGAACAACGTTTTGCAATCGAACCAACCGAGACAAAGATTTTTCTTCTATACCATCGGTGGGATTACATACCCTGAGATCAAAGCCGCGTACGACCAAGCAAACCTCAAAAACAGGGATGTGTTCATTGGCAGTGACGGTATACTAACACCGAGTTCGTTCATGAAGAGTATCGAGTTTGTGACGAAGCCAAGAGACTTTCTTGGACTCAAAGACGATGccaaagaagaggaggatatCCCCAGTTTTCTGTTGAGTAGTCTAAGGCCAGTTTCGGCACCAGTATCACATATTCATAAAAGAAGCGAAATGCCACAATCGTCCAGACCTGTTATTAAATCGGCACCTGTTGAGCCGGCATCGCccaagaaggaggagaaaaaaCGTAGCAAGTTTTCTAGATTCTTGAGAAAGGATAAGAAGTAA
- the CWC15 gene encoding U2-type spliceosomal complex subunit CWC15 (similar to Saccharomyces cerevisiae CWC15 (YDR163W); ancestral locus Anc_8.345), translating to MIRVALQRTDTYKRSYMYANVKLYTHIYFFFPSALLIVEATSTRQNTVRIATMTTSHRPQLEARSGAKAANYVPTSTEHARLLPGHKTVKYRSSNRAKLESKSKNDPRSPKETHSVSNSVDSDEESGDPEAEADGLLDEEEEDSEDEDSEDEKEQFRQELIRLRQRQANITDNKQRTSTRINTDAEGESDTKKAGWRSKTVFGRKKSNSSNKKVTKTENAGYVNNMTKSNYHQNFLDKYVK from the coding sequence ATGATCCGAGTCGCTTTGCAACGTACTGATACATACAAACGATCCTATATGTATGCAAATGTAAAAttatatacacacatatattttttctttccctctGCTCTTCTCATCGTTGAAGCAACATCGACAAGGCAAAATACTGTACGCATAGCGACAATGACAACCTCTCACAGACCGCAACTTGAGGCCCGAAGTGGTGCAAAGGCTGCCAACTACGTGCCTACCAGTACGGAACATGCCAGGCTTTTGCCCGGCCACAAAACCGTCAAGTACAGGTCATCAAACCGTGCGAAACTTGAAAGTAAGAGTAAAAACGATCCACGGTCTCCCAAAGAGACCCACTCTGTTAGTAATTCGGTGGATTCAGATGAAGAATCCGGTGATCCAGAGGCTGAGGCTGATGGGTTacttgatgaagaagaggaggattCAGAAGATGAAGATTCTGAGGACgaaaaagaacaattcCGTCAGGAACTGATACGTCTGAGACAACGACAGGCAAACATCACGGATAATAAGCAACGAACGTCTACACGGATAAATACAGACGCAGAAGGCGAAAGTGATACTAAGAAAGCTGGGTGGCGGAGTAAAACCGTCTTTGGAAGAAAGAAATCGAATAGCAGCAATAAGAAAGTGACCAAAACGGAGAACGCGGGATACGTCAACAACATGACGAAATCAAACTATCATCAGAACTTTCTTGATAAATACGTTAAATAA